The genomic interval CCTAAACCCTAATCCCTGGTAAGAGAAGCAGGGATATCGAAACGTTGGTAACAGTCTATGTATTCTGTATAATAACAtaccttgtatatattatttcttACCATCAGGCATCTCTGCAATATACATTCTATATATTCTTTGTAATGACATATTCTCTATAACATACATTCTGTTTATTCTGTATAATAACATGCATCCTATatattttctaatatatatatatatatatatatatatatatatatatatatatataattttatatattccCCATAATAATATAAATCATTTATATTCTCCATAATAtttactatacatatctatactcTTTATAATAACTTAcatcctatatattctccataaaAAGCTGTATATTTTCCATAATAACAAGGAATTATGTGATACAAGTTATAAATAAGTATTGGATCTTATACTATAACATACATGTGTTTATGTAAAGATTGATTTAATAATTCATAAATAAATATCGATTAACCAATCTGTTAAGTGTCAATAATCTGCCCTAATAACGACTATGGGAAAAGTAGTTAAAAGGCCATTTAGCACTTACAGACAATGACAGATAAATATCCTCTTCTCCCTGCACCTCTGTGTTCTCTTATCTCAGAGTATTGTTCTCCtcttattacctcccctgctaccAACAATACATTATTACCTCTGTTTACAAAAGACTAATTGTTTTttagagaatttttttaaaataattgctTTCAAGCAAGGTGTGTGAATGAGGATTAGTATAATCGGACTGGGGAGTCTTTGTGCTAAATGCCCTGGTCTCATAGACCAAAGAGAGAGAAGGAAATGCTGAAGACTTGTGTCCTGTATTTATTGGGAAATATCAGAAAGTCTATTTCATGACAAAACCATGTAGCTGAAAAGCACATAGAATTAAATTGGTATTACCACTCATTCATTGGGCATATACATGCAATCACATGATGTTATATGCATGATATATCATATaacataatgtaaaaaaatagtCACACCatttatgcaatatatatatatatatatatatatatatatatatatatatatatatatatatatatagtaactacATCTGTCTACTACCTTTTTATCTATCGATGTCATCTATATAGATTTAGTCCCTATGTTCCCCATGCTGCTCAGTGCTCTTTAATAATTCATCTCTATTCATCAGCACATGTTTTATTCATGGCCAGCATTAAGGTAATTAAATACCAACTCACCTGAACTGGacaatgacattttttgatttttgtttcccACAGAGCTCTGCTGTTATAATTGATTTGTGCAGAGATGAGTCTTGGGTCCCCTTAGGTGATACTTGAGAAGGGTCTCATGTTGCAAGGCCCTGGCGTGTCtaccccccctcccttctctctTCCCACCCAAGGGCAGCAGCATCACCCCTGCCCTCCCCACCCTCCAGTCTGTGCTCCATGCTCTGCAGCCTGCCCCCATATGTGCAGCCAATCACTATGCACAGCACTGTGGAGCTTTAAGGAGGCTTCTACCAGAAGAGTGACAAACTTCTAGCAGCTACAAGCAGCATCCCCTGTGCTGAGCAGCCTGAGTACTGTGTTCCTTGgttgtttttttctgcttccacACTCTTGGATATCTACCCTGTGTGACTTGTATTACTTCTCCAGTGCATGTGGAGCTCCTATCCAGCGAGTCTTCTGGCTGTGTCTCAAGCACACTGAGCCATGTCTATGCTGCCTTCCTTCGGCTTTACGCAGGAGCAAGTAGCCTGTGTCTGCGAGGTGTTGCAACAAGGGGGGAACCTGGAAAGACTGGGCAGGTTCCTGTGGTCTCTGCCTGCTTGTGATCACCTACACAAGAATGAGAGCGTCCTGAAGGCTAAGGCTGTGGTTGCCTTTCATAGAGGAAACTTCAGAGAACTCTACAAGATTCTGGAGAGTCACCAGTTCTCCCCACACAATCACCCCAAGCTGCAGCAGCTCTGGCTCAAGGCACACTATGTGGAGGCTGAGAAACTCAGGGGGAGACCTCTTGGGGCAGTGGGCAAATACCGGGTGAGGAGGAAATTTCCTTTACCAAGAACCATATGGGATGGTGAAGAGACAAGTTACTGCTTTAAGGAGAAGTCTAGAGGGGTTCTGAGGGAATGGTATGCTCATAACCCCTACCCCTCTCCCAGAGAGAAGAGGGAGCTGGCAGAGGCCACTGGACTCACCACCACCCAGGTCAGCAACTGGTTCAAAAACAGGAGGCAAAGGGACAGAGCTGCAGAAGCCAAGGAAAGGTAAGACCCCCTGCATCATCGGATTCTGAAGGGAAGGGGGCTTCATGTTGTTTCCCAGCATTGCTGTGCTAccaacagatcatgtatatataAGCAACCCGAGCTTTCAAATACCAAACCCCCGCATCTGTCTGCTAAAAGTCCCAGACAAAGAATCCCCACACGTGGTATGAAATGGAATACTGACCATTAGTCCATCCAGCACACAAGAGGTTAAAGCAGATATGTTATATGAAGAGTGCAGTGTCGTCCATTAATGTGGTACCCCCAGTAGTGATCTCTCTTCTTCTGCATCCCTAACCTGTAGTAGAACGCTCACAGACAGCAAAACCAACAAATACAGAAGGGACTGTGGAGACTGCTAGATCACCATACACACCATGCGACTGTCAGGCCGCCactcactaataataataataataataatataataattaattattattataattattattattgctactaCACCTTTTCTGTGGATAGAAGGTTGCACATCTCAATGGCTGGATAGCAAAGAGAATACAGGGAGAAATCACTGCAAAGGACTGGTCATTATACAATATTATTCTATGTGTCAATACCATTATATATTGACATTGTAACTACTATTGTTCTATTCCATATTCTATTACAATAgcatactttattttttatgaaatctgtctatctatattaaaatctgtctatctatattaAAAGTGTAATATTTACTAGCTACTAGATACCGTTTCTGTCtgatcccatctatctatctatctatctatctatctatctatctatctatctatctatatatcttatgTATGTCTATATTCTCAATATATCTGTTTATATACTCAATTGCacaaaatgatagatagatagatagatagatagatagatagatagatgatagatagatagatagatagatagatagatagatagatagatagacagacagtatGGAGGAGAAGCAGTTAGAGAAAGTTTAACTAGCAAATATAATAAATTTAATGTAGATCGATACACAGACAGATGGTATAGATGTGTATGTATAGAGTAAAACAGACATAAAgtagataggagattagatagatagatagatagataggagatagatagatagatagatagatagatagatagatagataatgacatCCGTTTGCTCATTTCAACAGTATTTTTCAATTCCGAGGACAATGCATTATAAATGTCGCCTTTCCCAAATAATACAGTGAGACAGTACACTTTCATCCCCCCCATGTACAGTGAGTTCTGATAAGAtagaactatctatctatctatctatctatctatctatctatctatctatctatccaaacaTTTTTGTAgtagatagacagaaagatatGGAAATGTTTCATACTTGGCAGGGAGATAATCGCAGTTAATATATAAGATAGGTTTCTAGAAGATACTCCCAGACCTTTCATTTGTCTGCTACAACTTATGTACATTTCTTCTTTTCCagagaaaacacagaaaacaACAACACATCCAGCAACAAACAGAACCAGCTGTCTCCGTTGGACGGAGGGAAATCTCTTATGTCCAGCTCTGAAGAAGAGTTTTCCCCAcctcagagcccagaccagaacTCAGTCCTCCTCCTGCAGGGTAACCTCAGCCACCCTGGGGGCTCCTCTTATACTCTGAGCGCTTTAAGTGCCTCTCAGGGCGGCCATGGCCTAGCCAGCCACCAGCACCAGTTGCAGGACTCTCTGCTCGGACCCCTTACCTCCAGCCTGGTGGATCTAGGATCCTAAACAAGTCATCAGACAGAGACTATGATGGAGACACCCATGGACTGCAGAATGATTGTATATAGCAAGACACTTGGTGGTTTCAAGGTTCATCTCATGGTACTTAATAATATGTAAAGAGACTTTTTCTATTCGTGTTGATGACAAGACCCCCCCACCTCACCCACCTTCACCGAATGCTCTTATATCCCCCCCTAGCTCTTCTGCAATTAGCCAAATGCTGAGGCCAGGCACTAGGACCCCTCCTCCACCTCATCTCCATAGGATATAATACCACACTGCAggatattatcattattattattactgtgctTTATTTATGAAGATCCGCATTTTTGTTTTCCTCCAAAACCCaagaaaatcctaaaaaaaaagaaaatctctcTGGGGCTGAGTGCTCTTCACGATGACGCAAGTTCACCAGTATGGAGGAGGTTACgtttacaatttttttcacaatttagtGTTATACATCGATTGCAAAGTAGTTTATAATAAAATACAGTATTAGATAAAAAAATACTAGCGCCTGATGTCTTTTGTCCGAAGGTCACATAGTCTTTGCGACATGTACAATCATTGCGCGCATCTATACGCAGATTATCGCCAGCCCTGTTAGTAAATGTCCTGGTACTCAATGGACACCGATGTAACTGAGATAGAAAGCACCGGCCATAAATATTGGTTCGTCCTATAGTTATCTGTTTCGGTTGAAAAGATAATTTCGCAAATGTTCGCGAATATCCGAATTTGTGTTCGTTGAAGTGAGATAAGGACATAGATGGCGTGTGAACCAATAACATATTCCTGTATAGCACAGATCTGTAATTCACCATTTATTAGCATTTTCCCTGTAATAGCACTCATTGTGAATATAACATATAGACTGGTGCAGGCACTACAGCTGTCACTATCCAGGACATATTACATGGATCTCTGGGTTCAGTGCAGTTACCAGAATGTGCAGGTAAATGCAGTAACCTGAAGTCTGACACTTACTACATAAGAGCTACTTAGATTTTGGGCACGGGATAGCAAccttagttttttttctttcagcttAAAAAATGTGCAACTGCAGTTTCTTAATTttgtcttctttttcttcttgaaGGAATAGCTTAGCACTTACCTCTGTACCTCTAGGTGATATACATTTGTCCCTCCTCTATTCCAGGTCTATTTTGTTTCTATTTATTTTCCCTGACATTGTATTTATCAACCCCTGTCCACACCTTATAACCCCGACATTTGTACAGTAAATAGTTATTTTCTAAAACATCGTTGTCAACGTTTTAATTACCGCTGTGTCTGTCCAAGTGTCAATGTTGTTTTGGATAGTAGTTAGTAGATAACATATAATATGTGAATCATAATGATAAACTTTACATAAgtaagtctgtgtatgtatgtgtatgcagGAATGTACAGATATATCGGGGAGTGTATCAATCTAATATATTATGTGTATGAGTGCATGTGTTTTATGTCTATGTTCAatatgtgtgtacatatgtgtaaGGACATGTATGTATACAAGCATTTAAACGTGTTATATGCATGTATACAGTCTAgctagataggtaggtagatatatacatacatacgtagatacatagatagataaatacattTAATCAAGGTATTTTTGAATTTATTCCTAGAGATTTGCACCCATTGGATTTATAATAGCTAGTGCTGCTATGAACTTTTCCTTTtattgatagagatagatagatagatagatagatagatagatagatagatagatagatagaatgtaaGGATGTATAAAGGAAAAATACCTTCATGTTTCACCAGTTTTCTCACAAaagtcagataaaaaaaaaaacatttccaatcTCAATTTTTAGACATTGACatgttatatactatacacacagcCCTCTCTCGCCTGTAtgtggtttatatatatatatatatatatatatatatatatatatacatatatatatggtatatattatcTTACTAGTGAGAAGCGTGAAGCCCGATCCCTTTGGGTAGAGCTAATGATCCTTTTGTTGGTGTTTTGGCCCATTAAATAGATGTTTATGTAAGTGGCAGCAGTGTTTACTCTCCCAGCTTGGGGACGTGGAGCGATGCCACCCTCTGCAGGAGGCTGCCTGTCCCGGAATGGGGACAATCCCTGCACTTACAGCAAAAACAAACACCCCCCTTACAGCAAAGACTCAGCTCCCAGGCGGGGTGTCACAGGGGCTGCATTATTTACCTTATTGCTGTCTCTTTTTCCACATGTCAGTTGAATGCTGAGATACAATATAGTCACATAGTCATCTATCCATCTAGTATagaactatataccgtatatgtatgtatatatatatatatatatatatatatctatatatatatatacatatatatgtacagatatatatagtgtatatagacatattataatataaaatatagtatgtctatatacaatatagatagataagaaaacaACAGTATTGCATTGTATCTTCTATGTCATCAGAGATagttaatatttttatgtatgttCCATCCTattctgtttaaacttgttattcaTTTTATATCACTAAGTATATAAATAGAAAATATGTACAATAGAAAAAGATGGTTAATCAAGTGGATGGATACATAGGTAGatggatatagatatatacattagTAGTAATATATAATTAAGACAGATGCAGAAAAATTGAAGAGCATATACATGAATAGAGGGAATGTGACGACATATTTTGAGAAACGAACATAAAAAGAAGTATACAATGTAATAAAGTAGAACAGAATGATAAATATATAGACAAACAGAAAGATAaacgatagacagatagatagatgtatactagatagacagatacataaatgatagatagatagatagatagataggtcatatACTTTGAACCATAAGTCACTATGTGCATTGGAATACACCCTATTTATCCTTGCACTCATACATACAGGGTTATCTACACTGTCACCCATTTGGTGTTTCTGCTTTTGAACCTCATTAATTCTCAGCAAATGCGACACTTACTACTGTGCGCCAAATCTACTCGGAGTAGATCAGTCCATTCAGTGGCTGATGTATAGGAGACTATGCAAACTACACTCATCACAATAATAGCTGTCTATCCACATGCAAACTTCTGCCCACAATGTCTGTGTATACATTCATCACACCACACACAGGTACGTAAGTAGATAGATAtactatgatagatagatagatagatagatagatagatagatagatagatagatagagatcatGCATATACTATATTCAAAGAGTTATTTAAATCCTATTTAGTATAATTCAGTAATATTACTAACCTAGTGACTATTATCAAAGACCTCATTTTAGTATTTTATTAATACAATTAGTGCAATTGTCGGGTCGCACAAAATGTCTATAGTCGGGTTTTAAACGAAAGTTTGCAAATTTCGCAGCAATGGAGCCTCAGGTGGTGGGGGCATCAATTCCTGTACCCAGTGAATCAGAGCACCATCCCCGATATTCTCACCCCCTGCAGTAAATGCTTCATTTCCACCCGGTTGTTTATAGGAAGATCAGGAATACATATTCCGTAAATGGTTATAAGGTGTCTGTGTAATACACAGGATTATAGGACAAGGGAACACTGTACACGGGGAAAGTGTCCTGTCATATTGTAGTATGTGGGCAAGCCGGCATTTATAATGCATTGTCCTTCAGAATTGAAAATTACTGTAGAAAAGAGCAAACGGATgtcattatctatctcctatctatctatctatctatctatctatctatctatctatctatctatctatctatctaatttatatctatctatgtaaacacatacatattaataTGTAGTCTTATGTCATTCTTCTGCTTAGCTACCTATTTATTTGTCTATCTCTAAACACATATATAGTAAGAAAATTATGTAGTTTAATGTCATTCTTCTGCTAATTTTATtattctaatctatctatctatctatctatctaattatctatctattaatctcaATCTCTCTCTCATGTTATCTATctaatgtctgtctgtctatctatccctaTATCTCATGTATAGCTATCTAGCTACACACATAAACTAATAAAGTTATGTAGTTGAATGTTATTCTGCTAAATTCAGTCTGTTttaggtctatctatctatctatctatctatctatctatctatctatctatctatcatatatccctcTCTCTATATCTGTATCCTATTGCTGTCTATCCCCCTACAAGTTGCAATGGTGACTGTCCAGTGTGCACCAGAGATCTCTTCAGAGAGGGACAAGAGATGTCTTCCAAGCCTGCAGTAAATAAACAGATGATATTACAGAGCTCTGAGCCCTACTCACACAACTATCCCTTTACCAAACACATTGCAGCACTAGTTTACAGGCCAATTGCAAGCATAATTGTAGAGCTCATAAGGAGTTGCTTAACCTTTTCAATACCAGACTGTTTGTACATAAGGAGATTTAGTATTAACATTTCCGACCGCTTTGCTCTGCATTAGTTACACAAAGATTGCTTGGCTGGGTATCAGGAGGGTTAACCTATTTTATATGTCAGATGGTTGGACTTTATATTAGAACGGCTATGAAGAATATTGTTATGCAAGTAATGTGTATGTTATAGCCTGTGCTATATTCTCATGCTTTATATTAGCACATTAACCATTTGTGTTCTACACACTTCCTCTGTATTAGGAGGTAAGCATTGGTCACGGCAGGGTGAAATAACTGTAAAGACACTTTCCACAGTCCATTAGaaatgtgcagtgtaataactatCCAATTttttatggaggagaggaagtacTTCTATAATGCCCATGACGGAGTAGGGGGCATATTGGGTTACTGGGAAAAATCAACTTTATGGGGGTAGTGAGAgatggaaggtgggagaggagagagagaaatTGGGCCTATATAAGTAAAAGTTTAAGTAATGCCTCATTTAATACGCGTACTACTAATCTCAAAGAGTATGCTATTATATTCAAGATAAAAAGTAAACAGCTGAAGAATCCGCATATCATTAGAATATTAATAGCCTTGATATAATCTGTATAGATACTGTCTGTATAAATATATCTTGATAGTGTGccagtagaatccctttatatgtatattacatgtaatTGATCCAGTATGCTATGTGATTAGGTTACACAATTGTtatgttattatatttatatatggaaGATCAACTGGTCCTTGGGGAGCTTTAAATAATGTGTGGAGGAAGAGGAAGCTAGCACTCAATGTCACGGCCATATATAACAGAGGTATATAGGAGGGGGGCAATTGATGGTTCTGCAGTTGTTGTGGAATTACATTTCTTTACATAGCCACTTGAGTAAATAGAAATATAGACAAGGGAGGACAGAACAAGACCAAGTGGTCCCTAGGCTTTTATTACAGACTTCTTTGTCTCTGCCGGCTATAAATATTAGAAACTTGTTGAGTCCACTAACAGTCTAGTCTTGTCTACATGGGCCACAGCACCCTCACTTGATGTGTGATCCATTGCTTTTAGGCAGAATacttttgtgatactgtatattgcagaGGCGCCGTACAAGGGTACATAGCTCCTGTGTCTGTTTTTGGAATAGAAGAGGTAAAATGGAGATAAAATGCACAGGACAATGTGTAGCCTGCAAAAAACGTATGTCCCGTCTACCG from Leptodactylus fuscus isolate aLepFus1 chromosome 7, aLepFus1.hap2, whole genome shotgun sequence carries:
- the SIX1 gene encoding homeobox protein SIX1, with amino-acid sequence MSMLPSFGFTQEQVACVCEVLQQGGNLERLGRFLWSLPACDHLHKNESVLKAKAVVAFHRGNFRELYKILESHQFSPHNHPKLQQLWLKAHYVEAEKLRGRPLGAVGKYRVRRKFPLPRTIWDGEETSYCFKEKSRGVLREWYAHNPYPSPREKRELAEATGLTTTQVSNWFKNRRQRDRAAEAKERENTENNNTSSNKQNQLSPLDGGKSLMSSSEEEFSPPQSPDQNSVLLLQGNLSHPGGSSYTLSALSASQGGHGLASHQHQLQDSLLGPLTSSLVDLGS